In Candidatus Contubernalis alkalaceticus, the following proteins share a genomic window:
- a CDS encoding YtxH domain-containing protein, translated as MLKDYLQKVKAEKEKQERKEAAAKVAAGFAVGAAVGLTSGILFAPKAGEETRNEIKGKAADTLNKSKEQLQEIKENIAEKVEGVRDTVTRKVEEKKQEKEIIVEAFAEAKDEIKDAAKEAKKELQEAKEKIDKKAK; from the coding sequence ATGTTAAAAGATTATTTGCAAAAGGTTAAGGCCGAAAAAGAAAAGCAGGAGCGTAAAGAGGCTGCGGCTAAGGTGGCTGCCGGTTTTGCCGTGGGGGCTGCAGTGGGTTTAACGAGCGGGATACTTTTTGCACCAAAAGCAGGAGAAGAAACCCGAAATGAAATTAAGGGAAAAGCAGCCGATACATTAAACAAAAGTAAAGAGCAGCTTCAAGAGATTAAAGAAAATATTGCGGAGAAGGTTGAAGGTGTGAGGGATACCGTGACTAGAAAAGTTGAAGAGAAGAAACAAGAAAAAGAAATTATCGTAGAAGCATTTGCCGAGGCTAAAGATGAAATCAAAGATGCAGCGAAGGAAGCGAAGAAAGAGCTGCAGGAGGCAAAAGAAAAGATAGATAAAAAAGCAAAGTAA
- a CDS encoding AI-2E family transporter: protein MDFINAKSFRAAVWILLIFSIVYIGREVSFIFIPLVVVVRLLFLPTFLALILYYLFSPIVNWLENRKIARPLAIVMLYAVLVLLALFMVLTVGIVAYNQLLELIEAFPTYMDQTINTVASLEDGAIFKRFQADERISLETITESVSDVLLNALPNLQDSVSAVMSILANAGLIFVLLPIFLFYLLKDGDKFAGYLMKQIPERYREETVNTFREIDRGLSSFIQGQIIVSVSVGVLMYIGFLIIGIQHALILALFAVVTNFIPYLGPFIATIPAVIVGFFTSPLMAFLVLIVIVVVQQIESLFITPQVMGKKLYIHPLTIIILLLLAGSMAGLLGLIFAVPTFVILKIISAHIYGFLRKRLPAAKSSR from the coding sequence ATGGACTTTATAAATGCCAAGTCATTTAGAGCAGCTGTCTGGATTCTTCTAATTTTTAGCATTGTTTATATTGGCAGAGAAGTTTCTTTCATTTTTATTCCATTAGTAGTAGTGGTAAGGCTATTGTTTTTACCTACATTTTTGGCACTTATCCTATACTATCTTTTTAGCCCTATTGTTAACTGGTTGGAGAATCGAAAAATTGCCAGGCCTCTGGCCATTGTTATGCTTTATGCAGTACTTGTTTTATTAGCTTTGTTTATGGTTTTAACCGTAGGGATAGTAGCTTATAATCAGTTGTTAGAGTTAATTGAGGCCTTCCCCACTTATATGGACCAAACAATCAATACGGTGGCATCTTTGGAAGATGGTGCCATATTTAAGCGTTTTCAGGCAGATGAAAGGATTTCCCTAGAGACTATTACGGAATCAGTGTCCGATGTGCTGCTCAATGCCCTGCCCAATCTGCAGGACAGTGTATCTGCTGTAATGAGCATTCTAGCTAATGCAGGTCTCATCTTTGTTCTCTTGCCTATTTTTCTATTTTATCTTTTAAAAGACGGTGACAAATTTGCAGGTTATCTGATGAAGCAGATTCCAGAGCGCTACAGAGAAGAAACAGTCAATACTTTTAGGGAAATTGACCGTGGGCTTTCCTCTTTTATACAGGGACAAATAATTGTCAGTGTGTCCGTGGGCGTCCTCATGTATATTGGGTTTTTAATAATTGGCATCCAACATGCACTAATTCTGGCCCTTTTTGCAGTTGTTACCAATTTTATTCCTTATTTGGGCCCGTTTATTGCTACAATTCCCGCTGTAATTGTTGGTTTTTTTACATCCCCTTTAATGGCATTTCTAGTGCTTATTGTGATTGTGGTAGTGCAACAAATTGAAAGCCTGTTTATCACTCCGCAGGTCATGGGCAAAAAGCTTTATATTCATCCACTGACCATTATTATTCTTTTGTTGTTGGCTGGCAGTATGGCCGGTCTTTTAGGGCTAATTTTCGCAGTACCCACTTTTGTTATTCTAAAGATTATTTCTGCCCACATATATGGTTTTTTGCGCAAAAGACTACCGGCTGCTAAAAGCAGCCGGTAG
- a CDS encoding GH36-type glycosyl hydrolase domain-containing protein has product MSFPYFNYTFEIGFALLLAIIFWAVLLKIRKTRNIHIRDASLTVEELEDHARNMGLEHAVTSKTNILNWPLTRMNDNYSYILRVYKGLNDDVMAKRTVPPAAEWLLDNFYIIEEQVKSIRQDLSKKEYFGLPVLKNGPYKGYTRIFAIALELVAQIDGQIGESTLLKYLKAYQSHNILFEREICIIPTVIRLALIEKIRILSEKIEETQKQWNLADKIVEEWLSEDSVELENIVKLFENNKAAIDEANPSFVEHLFYRLRRSGRRYSDVLRYIDENLDKFNTTAEIIAQKEHNKQAVSTVSMGNCIVSLKYVSNLNWVDVFESTSFLEKILRQDPDRTYTLMDTNSRNYYRRQIAKLAKAYGVSELQIAREAIGLAQEAYVENINRKDDENKYSRRAHVGYYLVGKGVRKLESGQLEKRTFFRKIIHSVKNNPALIYMGSISALTMLVLIFPINYALKFLDANYLFYAVIAGLAVLIPASEMVISIVNWLVCKVTKPVVFPRLELKDGVLDAMSTMVVIPALLPDAKRVTELLGNMENHYLANTEDNLYFALIGAFQDAAESSKDEDESVLLEAFEGIKALNKKYAKEEQDIFFFYNRCRKYNAGDDLWTGWERKRGALIELNDMLLGSDETSFSFYSNTSIPTHIKYIITLDADTVLPLGMAKKMIGTMAHPLNMPVIDHRKGIVTEGHGLMQPRISFDMDSSNRSIFSRIYTGQEGIDPYASAISDVYQDLFGEGIFTGKGIYDLRVFQSILKEAVPDNAILSHDLLEGSYVRAALVTDLELVDSYPSKYNSYMTRLYRWIRGDWQLIPWLRSNVNDRNNRLIKNPLSFISIWKIGDNLRRSLLAPSIMVLIFLGFSVLPGSSCFWTGFGIAALLVTFGISLWEQMFAGGLKSDKIKRHIPGFFGLKAAFYQFLLAIIFLPYQAKRALDAIVVTLVRVLITKKNMLEWVTSADADKYQSSSLKSYLSAMSISVIQGFALAVLAYFFKPESLHLSLVFLVIWGVSPFIAYVISKDINIEQEKLGQEALLELGKITRKTWRYFEEFANAKNNFLAPDNFQEDPPRGIAYRTSPTNIGLGLLASLSGRDMGYTGILETFEAISKTVTTIEKMEKWNGHLYNWYDTRTLEPLKPLYVSSVDSGNFVCYLITLAQGLKEYYSRPLVDAVFVKGINDTLRNGLQEAEELPGFSCFDFVKNESDINPMSWNQALDEFIEGTVVTHIKKPAWKTKVERMAEIFKKELEIFVPWVYMTETMPEDMLSEGLLVETNKLLDILKTNVCLKDLAEFNSRVLTRIDQLLEETEKMEGVSFQEGLAWLHELRNAVIESNDYTLEFLEKYYQLIERIDVLSQDTKFTFLYDQRRQLFSIGYSINDKKLTNSYYDLLASEARQTSYIAIARGEVPPKHWFMLGRALTVVDHYKGLISWSGTMFEYLMPLVIMRSYRNTLLDETYSFVIKSQKKYGKQRGMPWGSSESSFNLMDINLDYQYKAIGVPWLGLKRGLIEDAVTAPYATFLALMVNPGDAYKNIQYLKAEGLDGPYGYYEAADYTPERLGSQSERVVIRSFMAHHQGMSLLALNNYLNKYTMQKRFSRDPYVKAARLLLQEKVPLNVVFTKENKEKVIPRQGMVYEDKAAHRRFRAPSLGLPKAHILSNGLYSVMLTDKGTGYSRSKTVDISRWRQDPILDNYGMFFYIKNIDKNQKWSAAYAPLQVLPDNYEVVFSPDKATYRRTDGDIETFTEVAVASGEIAEIRRVRLKNNGTTPCVIEVTSYFEPVLAPQECDLAHPAFSNLFVRTEFNSEYKALLANRRPRSPAEKGMWIAEIPVIDGEMVGDIQYETDRMNFIGRGHTLNNPTIIERDKPLSNTVGAVLDPIFSLRARVKIEPGKAARISFVTTMADNKKSLMELVEKYSKVETCDAAFWLAITRSQVETKYLNIKESQMELYQEMISHILFISPLRVRHQQLIKENRIGQSSLWPYAISGDRPIILLILNNIEEVEILYEVLKAHEYWRLKDLRVDLVILCKEENSYTNPLFSLIKEVVYSSQTHDVLSSCGDVFILNTNNMLTQEINLFSATARMTFNGQDGTMEEQIKNVSSIELPPLRDTVEKDSNDDLFTESKDEPLEQRLFPEPTADEKELSYFNGLGGFDREGKEYVIRLEQGQTTPAPWANVIANPEFGFMVTESGGGFTWCENSRENKLSPWSNNPVIDNPGEIFYLSDKSGKPWSITPLPIREEEAYTIKHGFGYSEFEHVSHGISQSLVQFVPVEGTVKISIISLRNNSPTARDLNITYYVSPVLGVNTQETARHLVSAKTNRGTLIIENPYNREFADRVCFMDTSIEERSITGDRKEFFGKGKIESPESLKRKYLSGTVGAGYDPCAAMQVDIGMKAYETKEIVFVFGMAGNLKKVHELVEKFNSVHGAKKSLTDVKKFWQDKLQVIQVKTPDTAMNIMLNGWLIYQTISCRMWARSGFYQAGGALGFRDQLQDCLAIAAIWPQIAKKQILQHARHQFVEGDVLHWWHEPAGKGTRTRISDDYLWLPYVTAEYVRITGDFDILHNRISFLEEDILKDHEDERYCQPKISKEISSLYDHCIRALENGLKFGERGLPLMGGGDWNDGMNTVGIEGKGESVWLGWFLHTTLEMFIPICQEMGEVDRSDRYLALSGRIVNAIEENAWDGNWYKRAFFDNGAPLGSINNRECKIDSIAQAWAVISGAGNDERAARAMDSLEDYLVMRDDGLIKLLTPPFDEGDMEPGYIKGYPPGVRENGGQYTHAAAWIVTAFAMLGDGDKAWELFGMLNPINHTRTDREYATYKVEPYVMAADVYGEHPHIGRGGWTWYTGSAGWVYQAGLEDILGFSKNGDQLTIEPCIPKNWTEYSVIYRYVETTYEINVRNPKSLNQGVFSISVDGENLEDSVIKLSNDKKTHYIEVLMGS; this is encoded by the coding sequence ATGAGTTTTCCATACTTTAATTATACTTTTGAAATTGGTTTCGCACTTCTTTTGGCTATAATATTTTGGGCTGTTTTGCTTAAGATTCGAAAAACCAGGAATATTCATATCCGGGACGCCTCTTTGACAGTGGAAGAACTTGAGGATCATGCCAGGAATATGGGGTTAGAACATGCTGTTACTTCCAAAACAAACATACTGAATTGGCCTTTGACCCGGATGAATGATAATTATAGCTATATTCTTCGTGTCTACAAAGGATTAAACGATGATGTGATGGCGAAGCGAACAGTTCCGCCTGCTGCAGAATGGCTCCTTGATAATTTTTATATTATTGAAGAACAGGTAAAAAGCATCCGACAAGACCTATCAAAGAAGGAATACTTTGGTTTGCCGGTATTAAAAAATGGACCGTATAAGGGTTATACAAGAATCTTTGCCATAGCACTGGAACTGGTAGCCCAGATTGATGGTCAAATTGGTGAAAGTACGCTGCTCAAATATCTCAAGGCCTACCAATCTCACAATATTCTTTTTGAGAGGGAGATATGTATCATTCCCACAGTGATTAGACTGGCTCTCATAGAGAAGATAAGAATACTGAGTGAAAAAATAGAGGAAACACAAAAGCAGTGGAATTTAGCGGATAAAATCGTTGAAGAATGGTTGTCCGAAGATTCTGTTGAATTAGAAAATATTGTAAAGCTATTTGAAAACAATAAAGCAGCCATTGATGAAGCCAATCCATCCTTCGTGGAACACTTATTCTACAGATTAAGAAGATCAGGCCGCCGGTACTCAGATGTTCTAAGATATATTGACGAAAACCTTGATAAATTTAATACCACAGCAGAAATTATTGCTCAAAAAGAACATAATAAGCAGGCTGTTAGCACTGTCTCTATGGGAAACTGCATCGTAAGTCTTAAATATGTTTCAAACCTTAATTGGGTTGATGTGTTTGAGTCAACCAGCTTTTTGGAAAAGATCCTCAGGCAGGATCCCGATAGAACATATACGCTTATGGATACCAACTCCCGTAATTATTACAGGAGGCAAATTGCAAAGCTTGCAAAGGCGTATGGCGTTTCAGAACTTCAGATAGCAAGAGAAGCCATAGGCCTTGCTCAGGAAGCTTACGTAGAAAACATAAATAGAAAAGATGACGAGAACAAATATAGCAGAAGAGCCCACGTGGGATATTATCTAGTAGGGAAAGGGGTCAGAAAACTTGAAAGCGGACAACTTGAAAAGAGAACATTTTTCAGAAAGATAATACATTCAGTAAAAAATAACCCCGCTCTAATTTACATGGGTTCCATAAGCGCCCTCACCATGCTTGTCCTAATATTTCCCATAAACTATGCCCTGAAATTTCTAGATGCAAATTATCTGTTTTATGCAGTTATTGCAGGGTTAGCTGTTCTTATCCCTGCTTCAGAGATGGTTATTTCTATTGTGAATTGGTTGGTCTGTAAAGTAACAAAACCAGTAGTTTTCCCACGGCTTGAACTAAAGGATGGGGTTTTAGATGCCATGAGCACCATGGTTGTAATCCCAGCCCTGCTTCCAGATGCGAAACGGGTAACAGAACTATTGGGAAATATGGAAAATCATTACCTGGCAAATACCGAAGATAACTTATACTTCGCCTTAATTGGCGCATTTCAAGATGCAGCTGAATCAAGCAAAGATGAAGATGAGAGTGTTTTGCTGGAAGCCTTTGAGGGAATAAAGGCTTTGAATAAAAAGTATGCAAAAGAAGAACAGGACATTTTCTTTTTTTATAACAGATGCAGGAAATACAATGCAGGTGATGACCTCTGGACAGGATGGGAAAGAAAAAGAGGTGCATTAATAGAACTTAATGACATGCTACTTGGTTCAGACGAGACTAGTTTCTCCTTTTATTCCAACACATCCATTCCCACCCATATCAAATATATTATAACCTTAGATGCGGATACGGTTTTGCCCCTGGGGATGGCTAAAAAAATGATTGGCACCATGGCCCATCCTCTCAATATGCCTGTCATTGATCATAGGAAAGGTATTGTTACCGAAGGGCATGGTCTCATGCAGCCTAGAATTTCTTTTGATATGGACAGCTCCAACAGGTCCATCTTCTCAAGGATTTATACAGGGCAGGAGGGGATAGACCCCTATGCCAGTGCAATATCCGATGTGTATCAGGATCTTTTTGGAGAAGGGATTTTTACAGGTAAGGGTATTTATGATTTAAGAGTTTTTCAAAGTATATTAAAAGAGGCAGTACCTGATAATGCCATCCTCAGCCATGATTTATTGGAAGGCTCTTATGTAAGAGCTGCACTGGTCACAGACCTGGAACTGGTGGATTCTTATCCATCTAAATATAATTCTTATATGACAAGACTTTATAGATGGATAAGAGGAGATTGGCAGTTAATACCATGGTTACGGAGTAATGTTAATGATAGAAATAATAGGCTCATAAAAAACCCACTGTCATTTATTTCCATCTGGAAGATTGGGGACAACTTAAGAAGAAGTCTCTTGGCGCCTTCTATAATGGTTTTGATTTTTCTAGGCTTTAGTGTTCTTCCAGGAAGCAGCTGTTTTTGGACAGGCTTTGGTATTGCTGCACTTTTAGTCACTTTTGGCATAAGTTTATGGGAGCAGATGTTTGCTGGCGGGCTGAAATCAGACAAAATTAAGAGGCATATTCCAGGCTTCTTTGGACTAAAGGCTGCATTCTACCAATTCTTGCTAGCGATCATTTTTCTACCATATCAGGCAAAAAGGGCCTTAGATGCTATTGTGGTCACACTAGTCCGTGTCCTTATCACCAAGAAAAACATGCTGGAATGGGTAACCTCCGCCGATGCTGATAAGTATCAAAGCAGTTCTTTAAAAAGTTATTTATCTGCCATGTCAATAAGTGTTATTCAGGGTTTCGCCCTTGCTGTTTTGGCCTACTTTTTTAAGCCGGAAAGTTTACATTTAAGTTTAGTATTTTTGGTTATATGGGGGGTTTCTCCCTTTATTGCCTACGTTATCAGTAAAGACATTAATATTGAGCAGGAAAAGTTAGGTCAGGAAGCTTTGTTAGAGTTGGGTAAAATAACAAGAAAAACGTGGCGGTATTTTGAAGAGTTTGCAAACGCCAAAAACAATTTCCTTGCTCCAGATAATTTTCAGGAAGATCCTCCAAGAGGAATTGCCTATAGAACATCTCCAACCAATATCGGATTAGGGCTTTTGGCCTCTCTTTCGGGAAGAGATATGGGGTATACAGGGATACTGGAAACCTTTGAAGCAATTTCGAAAACGGTAACTACTATCGAAAAAATGGAGAAGTGGAATGGACATTTATATAACTGGTATGATACCAGAACTCTTGAACCACTAAAACCCCTTTACGTATCTTCGGTGGATAGCGGTAATTTTGTTTGCTACTTGATTACCCTGGCTCAAGGTTTGAAGGAGTATTATTCCAGACCTCTGGTGGATGCTGTCTTTGTCAAAGGAATTAATGATACTCTTCGAAATGGCCTCCAGGAGGCAGAAGAGCTTCCCGGTTTTTCCTGTTTTGATTTTGTGAAAAATGAGAGCGATATCAACCCAATGTCATGGAATCAGGCATTGGATGAGTTTATTGAGGGCACTGTGGTTACCCATATTAAGAAGCCAGCATGGAAAACCAAAGTGGAGCGAATGGCTGAAATTTTTAAAAAGGAACTGGAGATATTTGTCCCCTGGGTTTATATGACAGAAACTATGCCCGAAGATATGCTGTCAGAGGGTTTGTTGGTGGAGACAAATAAATTACTGGACATCCTAAAAACAAACGTATGTTTAAAAGATTTAGCTGAATTTAACAGTCGTGTGCTAACAAGAATTGACCAGTTATTAGAGGAAACAGAGAAAATGGAGGGGGTATCTTTTCAGGAAGGGCTGGCCTGGCTTCATGAATTAAGAAATGCTGTAATAGAATCTAACGACTATACTCTAGAATTTTTAGAAAAGTATTATCAATTAATTGAGCGAATAGATGTTTTGTCACAAGATACTAAGTTCACGTTTTTGTATGACCAGAGAAGGCAGCTTTTTTCCATTGGTTACAGTATCAATGACAAAAAGCTGACAAATTCATATTATGATTTATTGGCATCAGAAGCCAGACAGACCAGTTATATAGCCATAGCAAGAGGAGAGGTTCCCCCCAAGCATTGGTTTATGCTGGGGAGAGCTCTTACGGTGGTTGATCATTATAAGGGTCTCATTTCCTGGAGTGGAACCATGTTTGAGTATCTCATGCCGCTGGTTATCATGAGGAGCTATAGAAACACCCTGTTAGATGAAACTTACTCCTTTGTAATAAAAAGTCAGAAAAAGTATGGTAAGCAAAGAGGAATGCCCTGGGGGAGTTCAGAGTCTTCTTTTAATTTAATGGATATAAACCTTGATTATCAGTACAAAGCCATTGGAGTTCCCTGGCTGGGACTAAAAAGAGGTTTGATTGAAGATGCGGTAACTGCACCCTATGCCACCTTCTTAGCACTGATGGTAAACCCCGGGGATGCGTATAAAAACATTCAATATTTAAAAGCGGAGGGTTTAGATGGGCCCTATGGTTATTACGAAGCAGCAGATTATACGCCGGAACGCCTTGGTTCCCAGTCTGAAAGAGTAGTAATCAGAAGTTTCATGGCACATCATCAGGGTATGAGCTTATTGGCTCTGAATAACTATTTAAATAAATATACCATGCAGAAGCGGTTCTCCAGGGATCCCTATGTGAAGGCAGCAAGGCTTCTTCTACAGGAAAAAGTTCCTTTGAATGTGGTCTTTACCAAGGAGAACAAGGAAAAAGTAATTCCCCGTCAAGGAATGGTCTATGAGGATAAGGCCGCACATAGAAGATTTAGAGCGCCGAGCCTTGGTCTTCCCAAGGCCCATATTTTATCCAATGGCCTTTACTCTGTTATGCTAACGGACAAAGGAACAGGTTACAGCAGGAGCAAAACCGTTGACATATCAAGGTGGAGACAAGACCCTATTCTTGATAACTATGGAATGTTCTTCTATATCAAAAATATTGATAAAAATCAAAAGTGGTCTGCTGCCTATGCTCCCCTGCAGGTTCTCCCAGACAATTATGAGGTGGTTTTTTCGCCGGATAAAGCCACCTATAGACGGACAGACGGAGACATAGAAACCTTTACGGAAGTTGCAGTTGCCTCGGGGGAAATTGCGGAAATTCGAAGAGTCCGGCTCAAAAACAATGGAACCACTCCCTGTGTTATAGAGGTGACCAGCTATTTTGAACCTGTTTTGGCTCCCCAGGAGTGTGATCTGGCCCATCCTGCCTTTAGTAATCTTTTTGTGAGAACAGAATTTAATTCTGAGTATAAAGCGCTGTTGGCCAATCGGCGGCCAAGGAGCCCAGCAGAAAAAGGAATGTGGATTGCAGAAATACCAGTGATTGATGGGGAAATGGTAGGGGATATACAGTATGAAACCGACAGAATGAATTTTATTGGCAGAGGCCATACGCTCAATAATCCGACAATCATTGAGCGGGATAAACCTCTATCTAACACAGTGGGGGCAGTGTTAGATCCAATATTCAGCCTTAGGGCAAGAGTCAAGATTGAACCAGGAAAGGCAGCCCGAATTTCCTTTGTAACCACAATGGCCGATAATAAAAAGTCCCTTATGGAACTGGTAGAAAAATATTCAAAGGTAGAGACATGTGATGCTGCATTTTGGCTGGCGATTACCAGAAGTCAGGTCGAGACCAAGTATCTAAATATTAAGGAGTCACAGATGGAATTGTATCAAGAAATGATCTCTCATATCCTGTTTATCAGTCCCCTCAGGGTGCGGCACCAACAGCTCATCAAAGAAAACCGTATAGGGCAGTCATCTTTGTGGCCATATGCAATCTCTGGAGATAGACCCATCATTCTTTTGATTCTCAATAACATAGAGGAAGTAGAAATCCTCTATGAGGTGCTAAAAGCTCATGAATACTGGCGGTTGAAAGATTTGAGGGTGGATTTGGTAATTCTTTGCAAGGAGGAGAATAGTTACACCAATCCGTTGTTTTCGCTGATCAAAGAGGTTGTATATTCCAGTCAAACCCATGATGTTTTAAGTTCTTGCGGGGACGTGTTTATTCTGAATACAAATAATATGTTAACTCAGGAGATTAATCTTTTTTCTGCCACAGCCAGGATGACATTTAATGGCCAAGATGGCACCATGGAAGAACAGATCAAAAACGTATCTAGTATAGAGCTTCCGCCCTTAAGAGACACTGTTGAAAAGGATTCAAATGATGATCTGTTTACAGAATCTAAGGATGAGCCACTAGAACAACGGCTTTTCCCAGAGCCTACAGCCGATGAAAAGGAACTATCCTATTTCAATGGTTTAGGGGGTTTTGACAGGGAGGGCAAAGAGTATGTCATAAGGCTTGAACAGGGTCAAACAACTCCAGCGCCTTGGGCCAATGTGATTGCCAATCCGGAATTTGGGTTTATGGTTACGGAGTCTGGCGGGGGATTTACCTGGTGCGAAAACAGCAGAGAAAACAAACTCTCCCCATGGTCAAATAACCCAGTCATTGACAATCCCGGAGAAATATTTTATTTAAGCGATAAATCGGGGAAACCATGGTCCATTACGCCCCTTCCCATACGAGAAGAGGAAGCTTACACCATCAAACATGGATTTGGGTATTCTGAATTTGAACATGTGAGCCATGGGATATCACAAAGTTTGGTGCAGTTTGTGCCCGTAGAAGGTACGGTTAAAATCAGTATTATAAGTTTGCGCAATAACAGTCCCACGGCCAGAGATTTAAACATAACCTATTATGTAAGTCCTGTTCTGGGAGTAAATACGCAAGAAACTGCCAGGCATCTGGTAAGCGCCAAAACTAATCGAGGAACCTTAATCATTGAGAATCCCTATAATAGAGAATTTGCAGATCGGGTCTGCTTTATGGATACATCTATTGAAGAACGTTCTATAACGGGAGACCGAAAAGAGTTCTTTGGAAAAGGCAAAATAGAATCGCCAGAATCCTTAAAACGAAAGTATTTGTCTGGGACAGTCGGAGCGGGCTATGACCCCTGCGCTGCTATGCAGGTAGATATTGGAATGAAGGCCTATGAAACAAAGGAAATTGTTTTCGTATTTGGAATGGCTGGGAATTTGAAAAAAGTCCATGAATTAGTAGAAAAGTTTAATAGTGTACATGGGGCAAAGAAATCTTTAACTGATGTTAAGAAGTTTTGGCAAGATAAACTACAGGTTATCCAAGTAAAAACGCCTGATACAGCCATGAATATTATGCTGAACGGGTGGCTTATATATCAAACGATTTCCTGCAGAATGTGGGCAAGATCTGGTTTTTATCAAGCTGGCGGTGCCTTGGGATTCCGAGATCAGCTGCAGGATTGTTTAGCTATTGCTGCAATCTGGCCGCAAATTGCTAAGAAACAGATTTTACAGCATGCCCGGCATCAGTTTGTGGAAGGCGATGTTTTGCATTGGTGGCATGAACCCGCCGGAAAGGGTACCAGAACCCGGATTTCTGATGACTATTTGTGGTTACCCTATGTTACGGCAGAGTATGTCAGGATTACAGGAGATTTTGATATTTTGCATAATAGGATTTCATTTTTGGAAGAGGATATTTTAAAAGATCATGAGGATGAGAGATACTGTCAGCCCAAAATTTCTAAAGAGATTTCTTCCCTTTATGATCATTGTATTCGGGCATTAGAAAACGGTTTGAAATTTGGCGAACGGGGACTGCCATTGATGGGCGGGGGAGACTGGAACGATGGGATGAACACGGTAGGGATTGAAGGAAAGGGTGAGAGTGTATGGCTGGGATGGTTTTTACACACAACACTAGAAATGTTTATTCCAATCTGCCAAGAAATGGGAGAAGTTGACAGGTCAGATCGTTATCTTGCGTTAAGTGGAAGAATCGTTAATGCCATTGAAGAAAATGCCTGGGATGGCAATTGGTACAAACGGGCCTTTTTTGACAATGGGGCACCTCTGGGTTCGATAAACAATAGGGAGTGCAAAATTGACTCCATAGCTCAAGCCTGGGCGGTGATTTCAGGTGCGGGGAATGATGAAAGGGCTGCAAGAGCGATGGATTCCCTTGAAGATTACCTGGTAATGAGGGATGACGGTTTGATAAAACTGCTGACCCCTCCTTTTGATGAGGGGGATATGGAACCTGGATATATTAAAGGTTATCCCCCCGGGGTAAGAGAGAATGGTGGTCAGTACACCCATGCGGCTGCCTGGATTGTTACAGCATTTGCCATGCTGGGTGATGGAGATAAAGCCTGGGAACTTTTTGGGATGTTGAATCCCATTAACCATACCCGTACTGATAGAGAGTATGCCACCTACAAAGTAGAGCCCTATGTAATGGCTGCGGATGTATATGGTGAGCATCCCCACATAGGACGAGGAGGATGGACCTGGTATACTGGATCCGCAGGTTGGGTGTATCAGGCTGGCTTAGAAGATATCCTCGGATTCAGCAAAAATGGTGACCAACTAACCATAGAACCCTGTATCCCTAAGAATTGGACAGAGTATTCTGTGATATATCGATACGTAGAGACAACCTATGAAATCAATGTTAGAAATCCCAAAAGCCTAAATCAAGGGGTATTCAGTATATCTGTAGATGGAGAAAACCTGGAGGATAGTGTTATAAAGCTGTCAAATGATAAAAAAACACACTATATTGAGGTGCTTATGGGTTCCTGA
- a CDS encoding YihY/virulence factor BrkB family protein — protein sequence MIRIKEYPMLLYTRVQKNETTARGAQLSYFFILSIFPFLIFLITLIDYTPLTQQDTLHQLSLLLPDAAFAIIEQIVSEVAAADNFTLLSLSILSTIWTASRGISALIKSINQTYNINEHRSFLKLNAIGIFATFAMALVILFTLSFLVFGRVIGELAFQYLGLAAIFSVLWSVLRYAIPFFIIFVSFTLLFLYSPNRQLQFKNVYPGAIFSTLAWITASQAFAFYVNNFGNFSRTYGSIGGIIVFMIWIYISNVVVLLGGEINATLYYLLHESNNNISA from the coding sequence ATGATTCGAATAAAGGAATACCCCATGCTGCTGTATACAAGAGTTCAGAAAAATGAAACCACTGCCAGGGGAGCACAGCTGAGCTATTTTTTTATCCTGTCGATTTTTCCTTTTCTGATATTTTTGATTACCCTTATTGACTATACCCCTTTAACACAGCAGGATACATTACACCAGCTTTCCCTGTTACTTCCTGACGCGGCCTTTGCCATTATTGAACAAATTGTCTCAGAAGTGGCGGCAGCAGATAACTTCACATTACTGTCTCTAAGCATCCTGTCTACGATTTGGACCGCAAGCAGAGGTATATCCGCTCTCATTAAAAGTATAAACCAGACCTATAACATAAATGAACACAGATCTTTTCTTAAACTGAATGCCATCGGAATCTTTGCCACATTTGCTATGGCGCTGGTTATCTTGTTTACACTAAGCTTTTTAGTCTTTGGTAGAGTCATAGGTGAACTGGCCTTTCAGTATCTAGGCCTTGCAGCAATCTTTAGTGTTTTATGGTCGGTATTGCGTTATGCCATACCCTTCTTTATTATCTTTGTAAGTTTCACGCTGTTGTTTCTATATTCTCCTAATCGCCAATTACAGTTTAAAAATGTTTACCCGGGAGCAATTTTTTCGACTTTGGCCTGGATTACCGCCTCTCAGGCTTTTGCCTTTTACGTAAACAACTTCGGTAATTTCTCCCGAACCTACGGCAGTATCGGCGGAATTATCGTATTTATGATCTGGATCTATATAAGTAATGTGGTGGTGTTATTGGGAGGAGAAATAAACGCCACATTGTATTACCTGCTTCATGAATCAAATAATAATATTTCAGCATAA